A stretch of the Bacteroidota bacterium genome encodes the following:
- a CDS encoding DoxX family protein gives MELVTNESIMTFTLRLILGILFFMQGYDKVIRVKMPGVIESFKYEFGKVNMPQGVLAFGAYLSSFIELICGLTLILGIFTKYSLYLIGFDLVLVTAAFSLINPVWDMKIVFPRIILWCALMLTPNSYNKLSLDFFLLK, from the coding sequence ATGGAATTAGTAACGAATGAATCGATTATGACTTTTACACTTAGATTAATTCTAGGTATCTTATTCTTTATGCAAGGCTACGATAAAGTCATCCGCGTTAAAATGCCCGGAGTAATCGAGTCGTTTAAATATGAGTTTGGGAAAGTAAACATGCCTCAGGGTGTTCTTGCTTTTGGCGCTTACTTATCATCTTTTATTGAATTAATCTGCGGATTAACACTTATCTTGGGAATATTCACAAAGTATTCACTTTATTTAATCGGTTTTGATTTAGTATTGGTTACAGCTGCTTTCAGCTTGATTAACCCGGTATGGGATATGAAAATTGTTTTCCCTAGAATTATACTTTGGTGCGCATTGATGCTGACACCGAATTCCTATAATAAACTTTCGTTGGATTTTTTCCTTTTAAAATAG
- a CDS encoding transketolase family protein: MKKYTFTEKKDTRSGFGAGLSELGKSNPNVVALCADLTGSLKMDAFAKDHPERFFQVGIAEANMIGIAAGLTIGGKIPFTGTFANFSTGRVYDQIRQSVAYSGKNVKICASHAGLTLGEDGATHQILEDLGLMKMLPGMVVINPCDFNQTKAATIAIANYEGPVYLRFGRPTVPNFTPADQKFEIGKAVMLNEGTDVTIFATGHLVWKAIEAGEQLAAQGISAEIINIHTIKPLDNTAVLNSAKKTRCVVTAEEHQMNGGLGDSIAQLLARELPTPIEMVAVNDSFGESGTPDQLMTKYGLDAVNIVEAAKKVLKRK, encoded by the coding sequence ATGAAAAAATACACCTTTACAGAAAAGAAAGACACTCGCTCCGGATTTGGAGCTGGGTTATCCGAATTAGGAAAATCGAATCCGAATGTGGTGGCATTGTGTGCCGACTTAACTGGTTCTCTTAAAATGGATGCCTTTGCAAAAGATCATCCGGAACGTTTCTTTCAAGTAGGTATTGCCGAAGCAAACATGATTGGAATTGCTGCAGGTTTAACCATCGGTGGTAAAATACCTTTCACAGGTACGTTTGCTAACTTCTCAACGGGTCGGGTGTACGATCAAATTCGACAATCGGTAGCCTACTCCGGTAAAAATGTAAAAATCTGTGCTTCTCATGCTGGATTAACACTTGGAGAAGATGGTGCTACCCACCAAATATTGGAAGACCTTGGATTAATGAAAATGCTTCCAGGAATGGTGGTAATAAATCCTTGCGATTTTAACCAAACCAAAGCCGCAACCATTGCCATTGCAAATTATGAAGGTCCTGTTTACCTCCGATTCGGTCGCCCTACTGTTCCCAACTTCACCCCAGCCGACCAAAAATTTGAAATCGGCAAAGCAGTCATGCTGAACGAAGGCACCGATGTAACCATCTTTGCAACTGGACATTTGGTATGGAAAGCGATTGAAGCGGGAGAACAATTAGCCGCACAGGGTATTAGTGCCGAAATAATAAATATTCATACCATTAAACCTTTAGACAATACCGCTGTCTTAAACTCAGCTAAAAAAACACGTTGTGTGGTTACTGCTGAAGAACACCAGATGAATGGTGGATTAGGAGACAGCATTGCACAGCTTTTGGCTCGTGAGTTACCCACACCAATTGAAATGGTTGCCGTAAATGATAGCTTTGGCGAAAGTGGTACTCCAGATCAATTAATGACAAAATATGGCTTGGACGCTGTCAATATTGTTGAAGCAGCTAAAAAGGTTTTAAAACGAAAATAA
- a CDS encoding VWA domain-containing protein — protein MSCFLIPIAIGMASCISAKAQQAKPLTRIEFVFDASFSMFGQWQNGMKMDMAKKMLTEFLDSIQKVNNPNLELAFRCYGHQVPLRPERSCTDTKLEVPFGKNNAQAIKNKLKMLVPKGTTPIAYTLEQCGGDFPSASNANVRNIIILITDGIEECDGDPCAVSLALQKKGIVLKPFVIGIGLDQSYINSFGCIGKFYDASSETSFKNILNIVISQALNNTTVQVNLNDQIGRPSETDVNMTFYDEQTGIIRYNYVHTINNKGVPDTLVIDPIGTYKMVVYTIPPVEKKGIELIPGKHNTIAVDAPQGYINLKMAGGTDYTRNISCIVRKNGEMQTLHIQNFNTTEKFIVGKYDLEILTLPRIKLDKVDVAQSKTTYIEIPQSGSVSISKPSEGPGSLFQENNKLVWVCNLNSSLVQETINLQPGKYRIEYRPKNAKEAIYTIERRFKVESGISTQLKLY, from the coding sequence ATGTCTTGTTTCTTGATCCCGATAGCTATCGGGATGGCATCTTGTATCTCTGCAAAAGCACAACAAGCCAAACCCTTAACCCGAATCGAATTTGTATTTGATGCCTCTTTCAGTATGTTCGGCCAATGGCAAAACGGGATGAAGATGGATATGGCCAAGAAAATGCTGACAGAGTTTTTAGATAGCATTCAGAAGGTAAATAACCCAAACTTAGAATTGGCTTTCCGTTGTTACGGTCACCAAGTTCCACTTCGTCCGGAACGCAGTTGCACCGATACCAAACTAGAAGTGCCATTTGGAAAGAATAACGCTCAAGCAATCAAAAACAAACTTAAAATGCTTGTTCCGAAAGGAACAACCCCTATTGCCTATACCTTAGAACAATGTGGAGGTGATTTCCCTTCAGCCTCCAATGCCAATGTGCGCAACATCATTATTTTAATAACCGATGGAATTGAAGAATGTGATGGCGACCCTTGTGCTGTTTCATTAGCGCTGCAAAAGAAAGGCATTGTTTTAAAACCCTTTGTAATTGGTATCGGACTCGACCAAAGCTATATTAACTCCTTTGGCTGTATTGGTAAATTTTATGATGCTTCCAGCGAAACCAGCTTCAAAAACATCTTAAACATTGTCATCTCTCAAGCTTTAAACAATACCACTGTTCAAGTAAACTTAAACGATCAGATTGGGCGCCCATCTGAAACGGATGTGAACATGACTTTCTATGATGAACAAACCGGCATCATTCGTTACAATTATGTACATACGATAAACAACAAAGGCGTACCCGACACCTTGGTAATTGACCCTATCGGAACCTATAAAATGGTGGTATATACCATCCCACCGGTTGAGAAAAAAGGCATCGAATTGATTCCCGGTAAACACAATACGATTGCAGTAGATGCACCGCAAGGATATATCAATTTAAAAATGGCAGGAGGAACAGATTACACTCGAAATATCAGTTGTATTGTTCGTAAAAATGGAGAGATGCAAACACTTCATATTCAAAACTTTAACACTACTGAAAAATTCATTGTTGGAAAATACGATTTGGAGATATTAACCCTCCCTCGAATCAAGTTGGACAAGGTAGATGTTGCTCAAAGTAAAACCACCTATATTGAAATCCCACAATCGGGTAGTGTTTCTATTTCTAAGCCAAGTGAAGGCCCGGGAAGTTTGTTCCAAGAAAACAATAAATTGGTGTGGGTATGTAATTTGAATAGCTCCTTGGTTCAGGAAACCATTAATCTTCAACCCGGAAAATACCGCATTGAGTACCGACCAAAAAACGCAAAAGAGGCGATTTACACCATCGAAAGACGTTTTAAAGTAGAATCAGGAATATCAACACAATTGAAACTATATTAA
- a CDS encoding MFS transporter: MSTKSGNANPFNIVVIVAALGYFVDIYDLTLFGIVRVPSLKAIGIPDDQMGSAGTYLVNMQMIGMLIGGVVWGVLGDKKGRLSTLFLTILLYSLANIANGFVQTLDQYAILRIIAGFGLAGELGIGITLVSEVMTKETRAWGTALVSGIGIAGAVLAFLIAEWGWKQAYWIGGGLGLALLGLRVYVHESGMFDKVKESSAKRGNFLSLFTNGRRFIKYISCILVGIPVWFVVGILIFFSNEFAVALGIDGPISPGKSIMFHYTGAAVGSIITSYIGQKLKSRKKALLISLSGLGGCCAWYFLSNGSSTTVFYFITFALGVAMGYWAVFITVASEQFGTNIRSTVTTTVPNFVRGATALMLPWWRDMSTTMGILYAAAIIAMIVIPLGMGATLMLEESHGKNLDYVEEY, from the coding sequence ATGAGTACTAAATCAGGAAATGCTAATCCATTCAATATTGTGGTAATTGTAGCTGCGTTGGGCTACTTTGTAGATATTTACGACCTTACACTTTTCGGAATTGTGCGTGTCCCTAGCTTAAAAGCAATTGGAATACCGGATGATCAGATGGGAAGTGCAGGTACTTATCTTGTAAATATGCAAATGATAGGCATGTTAATCGGAGGAGTTGTTTGGGGCGTGCTTGGTGATAAAAAAGGACGATTATCCACTTTATTTCTTACCATATTGCTTTATTCACTTGCTAATATTGCTAATGGATTTGTACAAACACTTGATCAATATGCTATTCTACGAATTATTGCAGGCTTCGGACTAGCTGGGGAACTTGGAATAGGAATCACTTTAGTTTCAGAAGTAATGACAAAAGAAACTCGCGCTTGGGGTACAGCTCTTGTTTCTGGAATTGGTATTGCTGGAGCCGTTTTGGCTTTTCTTATTGCCGAATGGGGCTGGAAACAGGCGTATTGGATTGGTGGTGGTTTAGGCTTAGCATTATTAGGCTTACGTGTTTATGTGCACGAATCCGGCATGTTTGATAAAGTAAAAGAGTCGAGCGCAAAACGAGGAAATTTTCTCAGCCTGTTCACAAATGGCAGAAGATTTATCAAATATATTTCCTGTATCCTTGTAGGAATTCCTGTTTGGTTCGTTGTAGGAATTTTAATTTTCTTTTCGAACGAATTTGCTGTTGCTTTAGGTATAGATGGGCCAATCAGTCCAGGGAAATCGATTATGTTCCACTATACGGGTGCTGCAGTTGGAAGTATTATAACAAGTTATATCGGACAAAAATTAAAATCTAGAAAGAAAGCATTATTAATTTCTCTTTCAGGTTTAGGTGGATGTTGTGCCTGGTATTTCCTTTCGAATGGATCATCTACCACTGTTTTTTATTTTATAACATTTGCTCTTGGAGTTGCAATGGGATACTGGGCTGTATTTATTACCGTTGCCTCTGAACAATTTGGCACCAATATACGTTCTACAGTTACCACAACAGTTCCAAATTTTGTGCGAGGAGCAACTGCCTTAATGCTACCATGGTGGAGAGATATGTCCACAACAATGGGAATTTTATACGCAGCTGCAATAATTGCAATGATTGTGATACCCCTTGGAATGGGTGCTACTCTTATGCTTGAAGAAAGTCATGGTAAGAATTTAGATTATGTTGAAGAATACTAA
- a CDS encoding GIY-YIG nuclease family protein → MHYYVYILKSLKDNGYYYGYTSDLPKRLERHNSLLVKSTKARAPFVIHYTEMFNSKTEAIKREKFFKSIDGYNWLKENNIT, encoded by the coding sequence ATGCACTATTACGTATACATACTTAAAAGTTTAAAGGACAATGGGTATTATTATGGATACACCTCTGATTTACCCAAAAGATTAGAAAGACATAATTCCTTGTTGGTAAAAAGCACAAAAGCCAGAGCACCATTCGTCATTCATTACACTGAGATGTTTAATTCTAAAACAGAGGCTATTAAAAGAGAGAAGTTCTTTAAATCAATTGATGGTTATAATTGGTTGAAAGAAAATAATATTACTTGA
- a CDS encoding sigma-70 family RNA polymerase sigma factor, giving the protein MDNQVEHSTSKISPHDREIIEQFRNEETRNYAFNLLVREYQKRLYWHIRKIIIDHDDTDDVLQNVFIKVWRHLSNFKEEAQLFTWMYRIATNESINFLNAKKKRAGIPLDDVSAFLANNLESDSYYKGDEIQTKLQKAILTLPDKQRIVFNMKYFEEMKYEEMSKILETSVGALKASYHHAVKKIEEYLTTH; this is encoded by the coding sequence ATGGATAACCAAGTAGAACATAGCACGTCAAAAATTTCTCCGCACGACCGGGAAATCATCGAACAGTTTCGAAATGAAGAAACGCGTAACTATGCGTTTAACTTATTGGTTCGCGAATATCAAAAACGACTCTATTGGCACATCCGTAAAATCATCATCGACCATGATGATACGGATGATGTGCTCCAAAATGTATTCATCAAAGTTTGGAGGCACCTCTCAAATTTCAAAGAAGAAGCTCAACTTTTTACCTGGATGTACCGCATTGCAACCAATGAATCCATCAACTTTTTAAATGCGAAGAAAAAACGTGCCGGTATTCCACTGGACGATGTTTCCGCTTTCCTCGCAAACAACCTCGAAAGCGATAGTTATTACAAAGGAGATGAGATTCAAACGAAACTCCAGAAAGCCATCTTAACCTTACCCGACAAACAACGTATTGTTTTCAATATGAAGTATTTTGAAGAAATGAAATACGAAGAAATGAGCAAAATACTTGAAACATCGGTTGGTGCACTCAAAGCATCCTACCATCATGCTGTAAAGAAAATTGAAGAATACCTGACAACCCATTAA
- the aroQ gene encoding type II 3-dehydroquinate dehydratase codes for MKLIIINGPNLNLLGTRETDVYGSQTFETYFNELKKKYDNIGLFYFQSNIEGELINKLHEVGFSFDGIIFNAGGYTHTSVALRDAISSIKAPTIEVHISNIFAREEFRHVSLIAPKCKGSISGFGMYSYRLAIESFIK; via the coding sequence GTGAAACTGATTATAATAAACGGTCCCAACCTGAATTTATTAGGAACACGTGAAACAGATGTTTACGGAAGTCAGACCTTTGAAACCTATTTCAATGAACTAAAAAAGAAATATGACAACATCGGCTTGTTCTATTTCCAAAGTAATATTGAAGGGGAACTCATTAATAAATTGCACGAAGTAGGCTTTTCATTTGATGGCATTATCTTCAATGCGGGCGGTTATACACATACATCCGTTGCATTGCGCGATGCCATCTCTTCTATCAAAGCACCAACCATTGAAGTACATATTTCAAATATATTTGCTCGGGAAGAATTTCGTCACGTTTCGCTGATTGCTCCAAAATGCAAGGGTTCTATCTCCGGATTTGGAATGTATTCGTATCGATTAGCCATCGAAAGTTTTATTAAATGA
- a CDS encoding transketolase yields the protein MATTAELEKIVSQVRRDIVRQVHAVNSGHPGGSLGCAEYLVSLYFEIMKHNAAKFSMDGINEDIFFLSNGHISPVFYSVLARSGYFPVKELATFRKLNTRLQGHPTTHEHLPGVRIASGSLGQGMSVAIGAALAKKLNTDASIVYTLHGDGELQEGQIWEAAMYAAAKKVDNLICTVDMNGQQIDGSTDQVLPMGSLRAKFEAFGWEVLDLEKGNDIASVVTTLKQAKEKTGKGKPVMILMKTEMGNGVDFMMGSHKWHGVAPNDEQLAQALNQNAETLGDY from the coding sequence ATGGCTACCACAGCAGAATTAGAAAAAATTGTTTCTCAAGTCCGCAGAGATATCGTTCGACAAGTACACGCAGTTAATTCTGGCCACCCGGGTGGCTCATTGGGCTGTGCCGAATACCTTGTTTCCCTCTATTTCGAGATCATGAAACACAATGCTGCTAAATTCTCTATGGATGGCATCAATGAAGATATTTTCTTCCTGTCAAACGGACATATTTCTCCAGTTTTTTATAGCGTTTTAGCTCGTTCCGGTTATTTCCCTGTAAAAGAATTGGCGACCTTCCGCAAGCTGAATACCCGTTTGCAAGGACATCCAACTACGCACGAACATTTACCGGGCGTTCGTATTGCATCCGGCTCACTCGGACAAGGCATGTCGGTTGCTATTGGTGCTGCTTTGGCTAAAAAATTGAATACAGATGCATCCATTGTTTATACACTTCATGGGGATGGTGAATTACAAGAAGGCCAAATTTGGGAAGCAGCCATGTATGCGGCTGCTAAAAAAGTAGATAATCTTATTTGCACGGTGGACATGAACGGACAGCAGATTGACGGTTCTACCGATCAAGTATTACCGATGGGAAGCTTACGTGCAAAGTTTGAAGCATTTGGCTGGGAAGTACTGGACCTTGAAAAAGGAAACGACATCGCATCCGTAGTTACTACACTAAAACAAGCGAAAGAAAAAACTGGTAAAGGAAAACCGGTAATGATTTTAATGAAAACAGAAATGGGCAATGGGGTTGACTTTATGATGGGTAGTCACAAATGGCATGGCGTTGCTCCAAATGATGAACAATTGGCACAGGCTTTGAATCAGAATGCTGAAACACTTGGAGATTACTAG
- a CDS encoding GWxTD domain-containing protein: MKKYLIILCLPIVCMVNTLNASNVTAYLTYGVFSTPAKGSFVETYLSVIGHSLKFVKNANGKYQGAVDISVAFKQNGEIKNAQKYSLNSPETADTTKGFPNFIDQQRYTLASGTYEMELSIADKNKPGEKAFVAIVPVTVDFPDAMIGISSIQLLESYVKATTPSILTKSGYDLTPYVSNFYPENTSRLKFYAEMYNAKKILGDGEKLIVSYFIESFDSKERLSNFNGFMKQSANGVNILLSEFNIESLPSGNYNLVVEVRDKENKIQAKQTSFFQRTNKLAALNFDDLKTITVSNTFVSYYKNADSMRYYIKCLRPISNPTEIQFAENQLKAKDLELMQQYFYNFWKSRNALQPESAWLDYYKEVQKVNKEYGTYGLKGFDTDRGRVYLQYGPPDQRTKFDTEPSAYPYEIWEYYTLFDKTQALTNPNNKQSSKNFVFYNPDLVTNKYTLIHSEARGEIYNTRWRLLLHKRDTAAPDLDQESTPDRFGEKVDDSFNNPR, from the coding sequence ATGAAAAAGTACTTGATTATCTTGTGTTTACCTATTGTGTGCATGGTAAATACGCTTAACGCATCCAATGTTACTGCTTATTTAACGTATGGCGTTTTCTCAACTCCTGCAAAAGGCTCATTTGTAGAAACCTACCTGTCTGTCATCGGACATTCTTTGAAATTTGTTAAGAATGCAAATGGTAAATATCAAGGTGCTGTTGATATTTCTGTTGCTTTTAAACAAAATGGAGAGATAAAAAATGCTCAGAAATATTCATTGAACAGTCCGGAAACTGCAGATACCACGAAAGGGTTTCCTAATTTTATAGATCAACAGCGCTATACATTGGCAAGCGGAACCTACGAGATGGAATTATCTATTGCCGATAAAAATAAACCCGGTGAAAAAGCATTTGTAGCCATTGTGCCGGTGACGGTTGATTTCCCGGATGCAATGATAGGAATTTCATCCATCCAATTGTTAGAATCTTATGTGAAAGCCACAACACCATCAATACTTACAAAAAGCGGTTATGATTTAACACCTTATGTTTCTAATTTTTACCCTGAAAACACGAGTCGATTGAAGTTTTATGCAGAAATGTATAATGCTAAAAAGATATTGGGTGACGGTGAAAAGTTAATTGTTTCTTATTTTATTGAATCTTTTGATAGTAAAGAACGCTTGAGCAACTTTAATGGTTTTATGAAACAATCTGCAAATGGCGTAAATATTCTGTTGTCGGAGTTTAACATCGAGTCGTTGCCTTCTGGAAACTACAATTTAGTAGTTGAAGTGAGAGATAAGGAGAATAAAATTCAAGCCAAACAAACGTCCTTTTTTCAACGAACGAACAAATTAGCAGCATTAAACTTTGACGATTTAAAAACAATCACTGTCAGCAATACGTTTGTGAGTTATTATAAAAATGCAGATTCGATGCGCTATTATATTAAGTGCTTGCGCCCCATCTCTAATCCTACTGAAATTCAATTTGCAGAAAATCAGTTGAAAGCCAAAGACCTTGAATTGATGCAACAATATTTTTACAACTTTTGGAAATCAAGAAATGCTTTGCAACCTGAAAGTGCTTGGCTGGACTACTATAAAGAAGTTCAAAAAGTGAATAAGGAATACGGAACCTACGGCTTAAAAGGATTTGATACGGATAGAGGGAGAGTATATTTGCAATACGGTCCGCCCGACCAACGAACAAAGTTCGATACCGAGCCGAGTGCATACCCTTATGAGATTTGGGAATATTATACTTTGTTTGATAAAACGCAAGCACTTACCAATCCTAATAATAAGCAATCCAGCAAAAACTTTGTTTTTTATAACCCTGATTTGGTAACCAATAAATACACCTTGATTCATTCGGAAGCACGCGGTGAAATTTACAATACCCGCTGGAGATTACTTCTTCACAAACGAGATACCGCTGCACCGGATTTAGATCAGGAAAGTACGCCCGACCGCTTTGGTGAAAAGGTGGATGATAGTTTTAATAACCCACGATAA
- the ychF gene encoding redox-regulated ATPase YchF gives MALQCGIVGLPNVGKSTLFNCLSNAKAQAANFPFCTIEPNVGVITVPDERLAVLEKIVNPERVVPTVVEIVDIAGLVKGASKGEGLGNKFLANIRETNAIIHVLRCFDDDNIIHVDGSVNPVRDKEIIDTELQLKDLESVESKMKKVEKMAKTGNDKDAKKAFEVLSGLKELLEQGKSARSANLSEQDMVHVADCCLLTIKPVLYVCNVDEKSVKTGNKYVDAVREAVKDENAEVLIITAAMEAEIASLETYEERQMFLGEMGLTEPGVNYLIKAAYRILNLQTYFTAGVKEVRAWTISKGMTAPQAAGVIHTDFEKGFIRAEVIKYNDFVTLGSEAACKEAGKMGVEGKEYVVNDGDLMHFRFNV, from the coding sequence ATGGCATTACAGTGTGGAATTGTGGGATTACCAAATGTTGGAAAATCAACATTATTTAATTGTTTATCAAACGCAAAAGCACAAGCGGCAAATTTCCCGTTTTGTACCATCGAGCCCAATGTGGGTGTTATTACTGTTCCGGATGAGCGTTTAGCCGTTTTGGAAAAAATTGTGAACCCGGAGCGAGTAGTACCAACCGTAGTGGAGATTGTGGATATTGCCGGATTGGTAAAGGGAGCAAGTAAAGGCGAAGGTCTGGGGAATAAATTCTTAGCAAACATTCGCGAAACGAATGCTATCATTCACGTTCTGCGTTGCTTTGATGACGACAATATTATTCACGTGGATGGTTCTGTAAACCCGGTGAGAGATAAAGAAATCATTGATACAGAGCTTCAGTTGAAAGATTTGGAATCGGTAGAATCGAAGATGAAGAAGGTGGAGAAAATGGCAAAAACCGGTAACGACAAGGATGCTAAAAAAGCATTTGAGGTATTGTCTGGTTTAAAGGAGCTTTTAGAACAAGGAAAATCAGCACGCTCTGCGAATTTGTCGGAACAAGATATGGTTCATGTTGCAGATTGTTGCTTATTGACCATCAAACCCGTATTGTACGTTTGTAATGTGGATGAAAAGTCGGTAAAAACCGGAAACAAATATGTGGATGCTGTTAGAGAAGCCGTGAAGGACGAAAATGCTGAGGTGTTAATCATCACCGCTGCAATGGAAGCTGAAATTGCCAGTTTGGAAACTTACGAAGAGCGTCAGATGTTTTTAGGTGAAATGGGATTGACGGAGCCGGGGGTGAATTACCTAATTAAAGCGGCTTACCGTATTTTGAATTTACAAACGTATTTCACCGCAGGCGTGAAAGAAGTGAGAGCTTGGACCATCAGTAAAGGAATGACCGCTCCCCAAGCTGCTGGGGTTATCCATACCGATTTCGAAAAAGGATTTATCAGAGCTGAGGTGATCAAGTATAATGATTTTGTTACTTTAGGCTCGGAAGCTGCTTGTAAAGAAGCCGGCAAAATGGGTGTTGAAGGTAAAGAATATGTGGTAAATGATGGGGATTTGATGCACTTTCGTTTTAACGTATAA
- the xerD gene encoding site-specific tyrosine recombinase XerD, producing the protein MNWNVYIKGFKSFLSLEKSLSENSIEAYLHDVNKLIQFFEYKKYDLSPKDVQLKHLQEFLEWVNELGMTASSQARLISGIKGFYKYLLLENMLNIDPTALLEAPRLARKLPDTLSLNDINKLIETIDLSRPGGQRNKAMLETLYSCGLRVSELVNMKLSNLFFNEDYIKVTGKGDKERLVPIGSVAIQQIEIYKNEVRCHLPIKKDNEDYLFLNNRGSKISRIYVFTTIKELAFKAKIKKKISPHTFRHSFATHLIEGGADLRAVQEMLGHQSITTTEIYTHLDRDYLREAIIRFHPRS; encoded by the coding sequence TTGAACTGGAATGTATATATAAAAGGGTTTAAATCCTTTCTTTCGTTGGAGAAGTCCCTGTCGGAAAACTCCATTGAAGCCTATTTGCACGATGTGAATAAGCTCATTCAGTTTTTTGAATACAAGAAATACGACCTTTCTCCTAAGGATGTTCAGTTGAAGCACCTGCAAGAGTTCTTGGAATGGGTGAACGAATTGGGCATGACAGCCTCCTCTCAAGCTCGATTGATAAGTGGTATCAAAGGGTTTTACAAATACTTATTACTAGAGAATATGCTGAATATCGATCCAACTGCCTTGTTGGAAGCCCCCCGTTTAGCTCGTAAATTGCCCGATACCTTAAGTTTGAATGATATCAATAAATTAATCGAAACAATCGATTTAAGTCGGCCGGGTGGACAAAGGAATAAAGCAATGCTGGAAACATTGTACAGCTGTGGGTTACGGGTGAGTGAGTTGGTAAATATGAAGTTGTCCAACCTCTTTTTTAACGAAGATTATATCAAAGTAACTGGAAAAGGAGATAAAGAACGGTTGGTGCCAATAGGAAGTGTTGCAATCCAACAAATTGAAATTTATAAAAATGAAGTGCGTTGTCACCTTCCGATTAAAAAGGACAATGAGGATTATTTGTTTTTAAACAACCGAGGAAGTAAAATATCGAGGATATACGTTTTTACGACCATCAAAGAGTTGGCTTTTAAGGCAAAAATTAAAAAGAAAATCAGTCCGCATACCTTTCGTCATTCCTTTGCAACCCATTTAATCGAAGGTGGAGCTGATTTGCGAGCGGTTCAGGAAATGCTAGGACACCAATCGATTACAACTACAGAAATTTATACACACCTGGATCGAGATTATCTCAGAGAAGCCATTATTCGGTTTCATCCCCGATCTTAG
- a CDS encoding glycosyltransferase family 2 protein produces MKVAVVILNWNGKGFLEKFLPSVWANNATNAEIIVADNASTDDSVTFLKSTYPQVRIIQNSDNGGFAKGYNDALKLVTAEYYVLLNSDVEVSPLWIDSVIQLMDTDTSIAACQPKIKSYENKALFEYAGAAGGFIDKYGYPFCRGRILDTLEEDKGQYNDVREVFWATGACLFVRSECYHKVNGFDEDFFAHMEEIDLCWRLKNLGYKVMYCPDSTVYHVGGGTLNKTSPKKTYLNFRNNLILICKNHPPQYFFLKLMWRMNLDGVAGVKFLVSGQFSHFVAVLKAHKSFYFTLKSTLRKRKALKKNITTYTTTAVYLHSIIADYYIRGKKTFTAIDLKNRFL; encoded by the coding sequence ATGAAGGTTGCTGTTGTTATTTTAAATTGGAATGGGAAAGGTTTTCTAGAAAAATTTTTGCCGTCTGTTTGGGCTAACAATGCAACGAATGCCGAAATTATTGTTGCGGATAATGCTTCAACAGATGATTCTGTTACATTTTTAAAATCCACTTATCCACAAGTTCGTATTATTCAAAACTCCGACAATGGCGGGTTTGCAAAAGGATACAATGATGCGTTGAAATTAGTAACCGCTGAATACTATGTGCTTCTAAATTCAGACGTGGAAGTTTCACCCCTTTGGATTGATTCAGTAATTCAATTGATGGATACAGATACTTCTATTGCTGCGTGCCAACCGAAAATAAAATCGTATGAAAACAAAGCTTTGTTTGAATATGCCGGAGCTGCCGGAGGCTTTATTGATAAATACGGTTATCCTTTTTGCAGAGGACGAATTTTAGATACTCTGGAAGAAGACAAAGGGCAGTACAATGATGTGCGTGAAGTGTTTTGGGCAACAGGTGCTTGTTTGTTTGTGCGCTCGGAATGTTATCATAAAGTAAATGGATTTGATGAAGACTTTTTCGCCCACATGGAAGAAATTGACTTATGTTGGCGATTAAAAAATTTAGGATATAAAGTCATGTATTGTCCGGATTCCACTGTTTATCATGTTGGCGGTGGCACCTTAAATAAAACAAGTCCTAAAAAAACCTATTTGAATTTTAGAAACAACTTAATTTTAATTTGCAAAAATCACCCTCCTCAATATTTTTTTCTGAAACTGATGTGGAGAATGAATTTGGATGGAGTAGCAGGTGTAAAGTTTTTAGTATCGGGACAGTTTTCTCATTTTGTAGCAGTATTAAAAGCACACAAGAGTTTCTATTTTACATTAAAGTCAACGCTTAGAAAGCGAAAAGCACTTAAGAAAAATATTACAACCTATACCACTACCGCGGTGTATTTGCACAGCATCATTGCTGATTATTACATCAGAGGAAAGAAAACCTTTACAGCGATTGATTTAAAAAATAGATTTCTGTAA